The proteins below come from a single Saccharophagus degradans 2-40 genomic window:
- a CDS encoding tryptophan halogenase family protein, giving the protein MNNKIKNVVIAGGGTAGWMAAAAIAKLLGKNLSITLVESEEISTVGVGEATIPPLQTFHRLLGIDEAEFMRAVRGTFKLGINFESWRDVGEDYFHSFGTTGRDCWASTFQHFWQRGLAEGYKADYGSYCPEVLAAKQNKFAHGGGQPLKYAYHMDASQYAVYLRGLAERHGVKRVEGKIDRVNVDPESGNIFSLALAGGETLAGDLFIDCTGFRALLVEGALHAGFDDWSHWLPCDSAVAVQTKGGSDLPPYTRSIAREAGWQWQIPLQHRVGNGLVYCSKYLSDENAKHTLLNNLDGEPLTEPKIIKFKTGQRRKSWVKNCVAIGLSSGFLEPLESTSIHLIQRGIIRLLQLFPVNGIAPTLRDEYNKQSKSEIEFIRDFIILHYKVTNRADQPFWRYCKAMDVPSSLAHRIELFKQTGRVFRTEGELFSENSWIQVMMGQGVMPQEYHPIANQMTEDEQAHFLNGLRNSTEISVKALPAHKDYIAQYCAAFAQE; this is encoded by the coding sequence ATGAATAACAAAATAAAAAACGTAGTAATTGCAGGTGGTGGTACCGCTGGCTGGATGGCTGCTGCAGCAATCGCGAAACTGTTGGGTAAGAATTTATCTATTACCTTAGTAGAGTCAGAAGAAATATCGACAGTTGGGGTCGGGGAGGCCACCATTCCACCGCTTCAAACATTTCACCGTTTACTTGGTATCGATGAAGCTGAGTTCATGAGGGCGGTAAGAGGGACATTTAAGTTAGGTATTAATTTTGAGAGTTGGCGAGATGTTGGTGAGGATTATTTTCACTCCTTTGGCACCACGGGGCGAGATTGTTGGGCTTCTACATTTCAACATTTTTGGCAACGCGGACTAGCTGAAGGGTATAAGGCCGACTATGGCAGTTACTGCCCAGAAGTGTTGGCGGCAAAACAAAATAAGTTTGCTCATGGAGGTGGGCAGCCCTTGAAATATGCTTACCATATGGACGCCTCGCAATACGCTGTTTATTTGCGGGGCTTGGCTGAGCGTCATGGTGTTAAACGGGTCGAGGGTAAGATTGATCGGGTGAATGTGGACCCCGAGAGCGGTAATATTTTTAGTCTAGCGCTTGCGGGTGGAGAGACACTGGCAGGGGATTTATTTATAGACTGTACCGGCTTTCGTGCGCTACTAGTGGAAGGGGCGTTACATGCCGGCTTTGATGACTGGTCCCATTGGTTGCCATGCGATAGTGCAGTAGCAGTCCAAACTAAAGGTGGGAGTGATTTGCCACCTTATACCCGATCAATTGCTAGAGAAGCAGGTTGGCAGTGGCAAATCCCATTACAGCATAGGGTGGGCAATGGGTTGGTGTATTGCAGCAAATATCTGTCTGATGAGAATGCAAAACATACTTTGCTGAATAATCTAGACGGCGAACCGTTAACTGAACCTAAAATAATAAAATTTAAAACTGGTCAGCGCCGTAAAAGTTGGGTGAAAAACTGTGTTGCCATAGGTTTATCTAGTGGGTTTTTAGAGCCTTTAGAATCCACCAGTATTCATTTAATTCAGCGAGGCATAATACGCTTATTGCAGTTGTTTCCTGTTAATGGAATTGCCCCAACTTTGAGAGATGAGTATAACAAGCAGTCGAAGTCTGAAATAGAATTTATTAGAGATTTCATTATTTTGCATTACAAGGTGACAAATAGGGCTGACCAACCTTTTTGGAGATATTGTAAAGCTATGGATGTGCCCAGTTCATTGGCTCACCGAATTGAGCTGTTTAAGCAAACCGGTAGAGTTTTTAGAACAGAGGGTGAGTTATTTAGTGAGAACTCCTGGATTCAAGTAATGATGGGGCAGGGGGTTATGCCGCAAGAGTACCACCCGATAGCAAATCAAATGACAGAGGACGAGCAGGCTCATTTCTTAAATGGCCTGCGAAACTCGACTGAAATAAGTGTGAAAGCGTTGCCTGCTCATAAAGATTACATTGCGCAGTATTGTGCTGCGTTCGCTCAAGAGTGA
- a CDS encoding DUF6445 family protein, whose protein sequence is MLELSENICVRKEFVGTEKTPIIIVDNMFKYIDKICESVRVNAKFNVQNGNIYPGLQAGMFRDFGETFLSYAKIAIAGEYDGVSKLQCKPYAAFFSMVSSPSVALSFKQRIPHYDHNSPSSFAVMLYLAEGDFGGTAFFKHNKTQFETVDERRKACYATELESLEVNSASEFKGYHSLESPHFTAIGSVPYRQNRLLIYPGNLLHSGLIKEERDVFVSPQQGRLTANLFLRYE, encoded by the coding sequence ATGCTGGAACTGAGCGAAAATATTTGTGTGCGAAAAGAGTTCGTTGGTACCGAAAAAACACCAATAATAATCGTAGATAACATGTTTAAATATATAGATAAAATCTGCGAAAGTGTTCGAGTTAATGCCAAGTTTAATGTGCAAAATGGGAATATTTACCCTGGCCTACAAGCAGGAATGTTTCGCGATTTTGGAGAGACATTTTTAAGTTATGCAAAGATAGCTATTGCAGGGGAATACGATGGTGTAAGCAAATTGCAGTGTAAACCCTATGCTGCTTTTTTCTCGATGGTATCCAGCCCTAGTGTTGCTTTAAGTTTTAAGCAGCGTATACCTCACTACGATCATAATTCACCGTCGTCTTTCGCAGTAATGCTGTATTTGGCCGAAGGTGATTTCGGAGGTACAGCATTTTTTAAGCATAATAAAACGCAATTCGAAACGGTGGATGAACGGAGGAAGGCTTGTTACGCCACCGAATTAGAAAGCTTGGAAGTAAATAGTGCTTCTGAATTTAAGGGCTATCATTCACTAGAAAGCCCTCATTTTACAGCCATCGGTAGTGTCCCTTATCGACAGAATAGGCTGTTAATCTATCCCGGTAATTTATTGCACTCTGGCTTAATTAAAGAAGAAAGAGATGTATTTGTTTCGCCGCAACAAGGACGGCTCACGGCCAACTTGTTCCTCCGCTACGAATAA
- a CDS encoding DCC1-like thiol-disulfide oxidoreductase family protein translates to MKPTLEEIWFVYDGECPICQMGATLFKVRDAVGMLNTVDARTELNHPVLQEINAAKLNLDEGMVIKYKGRLHQGEQALSLMAEIGAKGDVFNGLNRRLFRNSALVKLSYPIMRLGRDIAITLKGAGKINNLAK, encoded by the coding sequence ATGAAACCAACCCTAGAAGAAATTTGGTTTGTATACGACGGCGAATGCCCCATATGCCAGATGGGCGCCACGCTATTTAAAGTAAGGGATGCCGTTGGCATGTTGAATACTGTGGATGCGCGCACTGAGTTAAATCACCCTGTATTACAAGAAATTAACGCCGCTAAGCTCAACCTAGACGAAGGCATGGTAATTAAGTACAAAGGGAGACTGCACCAAGGCGAGCAGGCGCTTAGCCTAATGGCAGAAATTGGCGCTAAGGGCGATGTGTTTAACGGCTTAAACAGGCGGTTATTTAGAAATAGCGCGTTGGTGAAATTGAGCTACCCAATTATGCGACTAGGTAGAGATATAGCAATAACCCTTAAGGGAGCTGGCAAGATAAATAATTTAGCAAAGTGA